Proteins from a genomic interval of Scomber scombrus chromosome 11, fScoSco1.1, whole genome shotgun sequence:
- the parla gene encoding presenilin-associated rhomboid-like protein A, mitochondrial isoform X2: MAWRGCGTLMKWAKTEFTTSKNITSRSSRLNPYNQQRCGFRREAKRPDTKKGNVTQETKASPSEAGTPGPPPRPKVPRPTLFKPLMFTVGFTGCSFGAAAILQYETLKSRVQTAKDEEESEKFLQGSQDMTHWHDWWNQLTGFQRQLILLMSMADDFWSSLTEGQRTVTGIIAINAVVLCCWRIPSMQRSMIKYFTSNPASKTRCLPMVLSSFSHYSIIHMVANMYVLWTFSSGIVSLLGREQFLAVYLSAGVISTMASYMCKTVSGRLYPTLGASGAVMAVLAAVCTKVPEAKLGIIFLPMLTFTAGNARDVNLCA, encoded by the exons ATGGCGTGGAGAGGATGCGGAACACTAATGAAATGGGCCAAAACAGAGTTCACCACATCCAAAAACATAACTTCACGAAGCTCAAG ACTCAACCCCTACAATCAACAGAGATGCGGCTTCCGTCGTGAAGCCAAAAGGCCggacacaaaaaaaggcaaTGTCACCCAAGAAACAAAGGCATCACCCTCTGAAGCTGGCACACCAGGGCCTCCTCCTCGTCCCAAAGTCCCTAGGCCAACACTTTTCAAACCCCTGATGTTCACAGTAGGG TTTACAGGTTGTTCCTTTGGTGCAGCTGCCATTCTGCAATATGAGACGCTGAAGTCCAGAGTTCAGACTgcaaaagatgaagaagagtCTGAAAAATTCCTACAG GGCTCTCAGGACATGACACACTGGCACGACTGGTGGAACCAGCTGACAGGCTTCCAACGACAGCTCATCCTCCTCATGTCCATGGCGGACGACTTCTGGAGCAGCCTCACGGAGGGACAGAGGACCGTCACTG GTATCATTGCAATAAATGCTGTAGTCCTGTGTTGCTGGCGGATCCCTTCAATGCAAAGAAGCATGATTAAGTACTTCACATCCAACCCAGCCTCCA AAACGCGGTGCCTTCCCATGGTCCTGTCCTCCTTCAGTCACTACTCCATCATCCACATGGTGGCCAACATGTATGTCCTGTGGACATTCTCCTCTGGAATTGTCTCTCTCTTAGGGAGGGAGCAGTTTCTTGCGGTTTATCTATCTGCTG GTGTGATTTCCACCATGGCTAGCTACATGTGTAAAACAGTCAGTGGGAGGCTTTATCCCACATTAGGAGCG tCAGGTGCAGTTATGGCGGTCTTAGCCGCAGTCTGCACAAAGGTGCCAGAGGCCAAACTAGGCATAATCTTCCTTCCCATGCTCACCTTCACAGCAGGAAAT GCAAGAGATGTTAATCTGTGTGCATGA
- the parla gene encoding presenilin-associated rhomboid-like protein A, mitochondrial isoform X1 — translation MAWRGCGTLMKWAKTEFTTSKNITSRSSRLNPYNQQRCGFRREAKRPDTKKGNVTQETKASPSEAGTPGPPPRPKVPRPTLFKPLMFTVGFTGCSFGAAAILQYETLKSRVQTAKDEEESEKFLQGSQDMTHWHDWWNQLTGFQRQLILLMSMADDFWSSLTEGQRTVTGIIAINAVVLCCWRIPSMQRSMIKYFTSNPASKTRCLPMVLSSFSHYSIIHMVANMYVLWTFSSGIVSLLGREQFLAVYLSAGVISTMASYMCKTVSGRLYPTLGASGAVMAVLAAVCTKVPEAKLGIIFLPMLTFTAGNALKALVAIDSAGLLLGWRLFDHAAHLGGALFGVWYVAYGYKLIWRKREPLVKLWHDMRSPGAGGSRPGGGPGISGGGPRPQ, via the exons ATGGCGTGGAGAGGATGCGGAACACTAATGAAATGGGCCAAAACAGAGTTCACCACATCCAAAAACATAACTTCACGAAGCTCAAG ACTCAACCCCTACAATCAACAGAGATGCGGCTTCCGTCGTGAAGCCAAAAGGCCggacacaaaaaaaggcaaTGTCACCCAAGAAACAAAGGCATCACCCTCTGAAGCTGGCACACCAGGGCCTCCTCCTCGTCCCAAAGTCCCTAGGCCAACACTTTTCAAACCCCTGATGTTCACAGTAGGG TTTACAGGTTGTTCCTTTGGTGCAGCTGCCATTCTGCAATATGAGACGCTGAAGTCCAGAGTTCAGACTgcaaaagatgaagaagagtCTGAAAAATTCCTACAG GGCTCTCAGGACATGACACACTGGCACGACTGGTGGAACCAGCTGACAGGCTTCCAACGACAGCTCATCCTCCTCATGTCCATGGCGGACGACTTCTGGAGCAGCCTCACGGAGGGACAGAGGACCGTCACTG GTATCATTGCAATAAATGCTGTAGTCCTGTGTTGCTGGCGGATCCCTTCAATGCAAAGAAGCATGATTAAGTACTTCACATCCAACCCAGCCTCCA AAACGCGGTGCCTTCCCATGGTCCTGTCCTCCTTCAGTCACTACTCCATCATCCACATGGTGGCCAACATGTATGTCCTGTGGACATTCTCCTCTGGAATTGTCTCTCTCTTAGGGAGGGAGCAGTTTCTTGCGGTTTATCTATCTGCTG GTGTGATTTCCACCATGGCTAGCTACATGTGTAAAACAGTCAGTGGGAGGCTTTATCCCACATTAGGAGCG tCAGGTGCAGTTATGGCGGTCTTAGCCGCAGTCTGCACAAAGGTGCCAGAGGCCAAACTAGGCATAATCTTCCTTCCCATGCTCACCTTCACAGCAGGAAAT GCTCTGAAAGCTCTCGTTGCTATAGATTCTGCAGGGCTTCTATTGGGATGGCGGCTGTTTGACCATGCAGCTCACCTTGGTGGAGCCCTCTTTGGAGT ATGGTACGTGGCATATGGTTACAAACTGATTTGGAGGAAGAGGGAGCCTCTGGTGAAGCTGTGGCATGACATGCGTTCTCCAGGTGCTGGTGGATCCAGACCAGGAGGTGGGCCTGGGATCAGTGGTGGCGGACCCAGACCACAATAA